One Fusobacterium ulcerans DNA segment encodes these proteins:
- a CDS encoding helicase C-terminal domain-containing protein codes for MSVNSLVMKGKLMDINEKISLNAREIMKLEIEEAGGNEVFFRGIPNENGIVTEVEVLARGNKYSVPAIIKAMKKGEVLIHNHPSGFLYPSDADVEIASMYSNRMAGASYIVNNGLTDVYVIVELFSDSNVEIDITPYFEKTGLLSQTFKGFEYRDEQLHMAKHIEAGLNNEKKVIVEAGTGTGKTLAYLIPSVEWAIKNKKRVVISTNTINLQEQLLNKDIPIAKKVVQGDFRYILVKGRGNYLCNRKYFNLALGENVNFEEFSNSQKTQFKEIISWGKKTEKGDKSELPFEVDNSVWELFQSETDICAGAKCPYKGECFFLKSREEKKNADILITNHHMYFSDLAIRKEIGFNTEYSILPEYGLVVFDEAHNIEKVARDYFSYEASKYSFTKIMNQIFATEGKKKNTGSLDVLLNYIKNTSMDSRSILEKEIKDIKIKHKSLFLEGREYFNHIIEVFSKGQMGTFTFRAKKEEMENSPFLSSLIDFREKFTSEYNSYMRKVRSLIKELRDEEDEQGTINDFVKYTDRLENFFNNFRFINDFDDEEFIYWIEVNSRKSNSKLVATPLKIDSELQKNLYINLKQIIFTSATIAIGSDFSYFKESIGLEEDTLDKVIHSPFDYDKQMKVYIPDDIPNPSDRDFVDEISEFLKALLIKSRGKTFVLFTSYSALNYVYYLLRDDLEANGIELFIHGMAPRTHLVNMYVNGRNPVLFGTDSFWEGVDIKGKQLSSVIIVKLPFKVPSDPVTEAIIENITAQGKNSFIEYQIPEAVIKFKQGIGRLIRSKTDHGTVTILDNRVINKRYGRYFMESIPTKNIKIVGKSAVLKDMEADIKGGYNEEI; via the coding sequence TTGTCTGTAAATAGTTTAGTGATGAAAGGAAAATTGATGGATATAAATGAGAAAATATCTCTAAATGCAAGAGAAATAATGAAACTGGAAATAGAAGAGGCTGGAGGAAATGAGGTATTTTTTAGAGGTATTCCAAATGAGAATGGAATAGTCACAGAAGTAGAGGTACTTGCAAGAGGGAACAAGTATTCTGTTCCAGCTATAATCAAAGCCATGAAAAAAGGAGAGGTTTTAATTCATAACCACCCCTCTGGTTTTTTATACCCATCTGATGCAGATGTGGAAATTGCTTCTATGTATTCCAACAGAATGGCAGGAGCATCATATATTGTAAATAATGGACTTACAGATGTCTATGTAATTGTGGAACTTTTTTCTGACAGTAATGTAGAGATAGATATAACACCATATTTTGAAAAAACAGGATTATTATCTCAAACTTTCAAAGGATTTGAGTACAGAGATGAACAGCTGCATATGGCTAAACATATTGAAGCTGGATTAAATAATGAAAAAAAAGTAATAGTGGAAGCTGGAACAGGAACAGGGAAAACTCTGGCGTATCTTATTCCTAGTGTAGAGTGGGCTATAAAAAATAAAAAAAGAGTAGTAATATCTACTAATACAATAAATCTTCAAGAGCAGCTTTTAAATAAAGATATACCTATAGCTAAAAAAGTAGTACAGGGCGATTTTAGATATATCCTTGTAAAAGGAAGAGGGAACTATCTTTGCAATAGAAAATATTTTAATCTGGCTTTGGGAGAAAATGTGAATTTTGAAGAGTTTTCAAATTCACAAAAAACTCAATTTAAAGAAATAATATCATGGGGTAAAAAGACTGAAAAAGGAGATAAGTCAGAACTTCCTTTTGAGGTGGATAACAGTGTATGGGAATTATTTCAAAGTGAAACAGATATTTGTGCAGGAGCAAAGTGCCCTTATAAAGGGGAATGTTTTTTCTTGAAATCTCGTGAAGAGAAGAAAAATGCAGATATTCTTATAACAAACCATCATATGTATTTTTCTGATTTAGCCATCAGAAAAGAGATAGGATTTAATACAGAATATTCAATACTTCCAGAATATGGACTGGTAGTGTTTGATGAAGCTCATAATATAGAGAAAGTAGCAAGGGATTATTTTTCTTATGAAGCATCAAAATACAGTTTTACAAAAATAATGAATCAGATATTTGCAACAGAAGGAAAGAAAAAAAATACAGGAAGTCTGGATGTATTATTGAATTATATAAAGAATACCTCTATGGACAGCAGAAGTATTTTAGAAAAAGAAATTAAAGATATTAAAATAAAACATAAGTCTTTGTTTTTAGAGGGAAGAGAGTATTTCAATCATATAATAGAAGTGTTTTCAAAGGGGCAAATGGGAACATTTACCTTTAGAGCCAAAAAAGAAGAGATGGAAAATTCTCCTTTTCTCAGCAGTCTCATAGATTTTAGAGAAAAATTTACTTCTGAATACAACTCATATATGAGAAAAGTAAGAAGTTTAATAAAGGAATTAAGAGATGAAGAAGATGAACAGGGAACTATAAATGATTTTGTAAAGTACACAGACAGACTGGAAAACTTTTTTAATAATTTTAGATTTATAAATGATTTTGATGATGAAGAATTTATCTATTGGATAGAAGTAAACAGTAGAAAGAGCAATTCCAAGCTTGTGGCTACACCTCTTAAAATAGATAGTGAACTTCAGAAAAATCTATATATTAATTTAAAGCAGATAATATTTACATCTGCTACTATTGCTATAGGAAGCGATTTTTCATATTTTAAAGAATCAATAGGATTAGAAGAAGATACTTTAGATAAAGTAATACATTCTCCATTTGATTATGATAAACAAATGAAAGTGTATATTCCTGATGATATTCCTAATCCATCTGACAGAGATTTTGTAGATGAAATTTCAGAGTTTTTAAAAGCTCTATTGATAAAGTCTAGAGGAAAAACTTTTGTTTTATTTACTTCGTATTCAGCATTGAATTATGTTTATTATTTATTGAGAGATGATCTGGAAGCTAATGGAATAGAATTATTTATACATGGAATGGCACCAAGAACTCATTTAGTAAATATGTATGTGAATGGGCGAAATCCTGTTCTTTTTGGAACAGACTCTTTTTGGGAAGGAGTGGACATCAAAGGAAAACAATTAAGTTCAGTAATAATAGTAAAACTTCCTTTTAAAGTTCCCAGCGACCCTGTAACTGAAGCAATAATAGAGAATATAACAGCTCAGGGAAAAAATTCTTTTATAGAATATCAGATACCAGAAGCTGTAATAAAGTTCAAGCAGGGAATAGGAAGATTAATAAGAAGTAAGACAGATCATGGAACTGTGACTATATTAGATAACAGAGTTATTAACAAAAGATATGGAAGATATTTTATGGAGTCTATTCCAACTAAAAATATTAAAATTGTTGGTAAATCAGCTGTATTAAAAGATATGGAAGCTGACATCAAAGGTGGGTACAATGAAGAAATTTAA